One region of Triticum aestivum cultivar Chinese Spring chromosome 6B, IWGSC CS RefSeq v2.1, whole genome shotgun sequence genomic DNA includes:
- the LOC123135419 gene encoding uncharacterized protein, giving the protein MLRLRSCVLAHLLSSPATSPLPSLHRLLSAAAASPSSGFSVEEYLVSTCGLTRAQALKASPKLSHLRSPSKPDAVLAFLAGLGIPSSDVAALVARDPKFLCASVERTLFPIVDGLTGLGLSPSEIARLVPLTANNNHSRNKSVVSKVDYYLRLFGSLEEFLRAFKHNHNLLSHNLETVVKRNVGLLQECTLGACDIAKLAISMPRMLTANVEQIRGMVAGAERLGVPRGSGMFRQAMRSVAFDSEDKIAAKMEYMKETFRWSDAEVRIAVSKAPMLLTLGKDLLQRKSEFLISEVGLEPPYLAHRPIMLSYSLEGRLRPRYYAVKFLKENGLLKGNLGYKTIWDLVEKIFMEKYICPHMEAAPHLAEDYAAACRGEAPTRFRFT; this is encoded by the coding sequence atgctccGCCTCCGGAGCTGCGTCCTCgcccatctcctctcctctcccgccACCTCCCCGCTCCcctctctccaccgcctcctctccgccgccgccgcctcccccagcTCCGGCTTCTCCGTGGAGGAGTACCTCGTCTCCACCTGCGGGCTCACCCGAGCGCAGGCCCTCAAGGCCTCCCCCAAGCTCTCCCACCTGAGGTCCCCATCCAAGCCCGACGCCGtcctcgccttcctcgccggcctcggcaTCCCCAGCTCCGACGTCGCGGCCCTAGTCGCCAGGGACCCCAAGTTCCTCTGCGCCAGCGTGGAGAGAACCCTGTTCCCCATCGTCGACGGGCTCACCGGCCTCGGACTGTCGCCTTCCGAGATCGCGCGACTCGTCCCGCTCACCGCCAACAACAACCACTCCCGCAACAAATCCGTCGTCTCCAAGGTGGACTACTACCTGCGCCTCTTCGGCTCCTTGGAGGAATTCCTCCGGGCATTCAAGCATAACCACAATCTCCTCTCACACAACCTCGAGACGGTGGTCAAGCGGAATGTCGGGTTGCTGCAGGAGTGCACGCTAGGTGCTTGCGacattgccaagcttgccatctCTATGCCAAGGATGCTCACCGCCAACGTGGAACAAATCCGGGGGATGGTGGCCGGTGCTGAACGTCTAGGTGTGCCTCGCGGCTCTGGGATGTTCCGGCAAGCCATGCGGAGTGTTGCGTTCGACAGCGAGGACAAGATCGCCGCCAAAATGGAATACATGAAGGAGACGTTTAGGTGGTCGGATGCCGAGGTGCGCATTGCTGTGTCCAAGGCTCCAATGCTGCTCACCTTGGGCAAGGACCTGCTGCAGAGGAAGTCAGAGTTCCTCATCTCCGAGGTTGGACTGGAACCACCATACCTTGCTCATCGCCCGATAATGCTCAGTTACAGCCTAGAGGGGCGGCTCAGGCCACGGTACTACGCTGTAAAGTTTCTCAAGGAAAACGGATTGCTCAAGGGCAACCTGGGCTATAAGACAATTTGGGATCTGGTTGAGAAAATATTCATGGAGAAGTACATATGCCCTCACATGGAGGCTGCACCACACCTTGCTGAAGACTATGCGGCCGCATGCAGAGGGGAAGCGCCAACTAGATTCAGATTTACTTGA